The Leptolyngbyaceae cyanobacterium region GCGCTTTAAACTTACCATTACCAATAGTAGATTTACGTCATTTACCGGAAAGCGAACGAAAAACAGAAGCAGAGAAGCTAGCGCTTCAAGAAGCAACACAACCTTTTGACTTAACTCAAGGATCTTTACTGCGCGTTACACTAATACAATTAGGAAAAATCGAATATTGGATGTTATTGACAATCCATCACATTGTTGCTGATGGCTGGTCATTTGGTGTCCTCTTCCGGGAATTATCCGAACTTTACGAAGCGTTTTCTCAAGGTGAAAATTCACCTTTAGCCGAACTGCCAATTCAGTATGCAGATTACGCTATTTGGCAGCGTCAATGGTTGTCAGAAAAAGTGATTGAATCGCAACTGAATTATTGGCAAAAACAATTAGAAAATTTGCCAGTTCTGGAATTACCTACTAATCATCCCAGACCGACAGTTCAAACATTCCAAGGCGTTCGGCTACCTGTCAGTTTAGCCAAGTCATTGATCGAAGAACTCAAAAAGCTGAGTCAGCAGCAAGGAGTTACTTTATTCATGACTTTACTTGCGACTTTTCAAACTTTGCTTTATTGGTATACAAAGCAAACAGAAATTGTCGTCGGTACTGATATCGCTAACCGCAAACCCATTGAAACAGAACAGCTAATAGGCTTTTTTGTCAATCAATTAGTATTGCGTAGCGATCTGTCCGGTAACCCGACATTCGAGCAATTACTCCAACGAGTACGCCAAACAGCTTTGGCAGCTTACGACCATTCAGATATCCCATTTGACAAGCTGGTAGAGGAGTTAAATCCAGAACGAAACTTAAATCGTACTCCTTTATTCCAAGTTAAATTAGTATTGCAAAATACTCCCATTTTTACTTTGGAATTAACAGGCATCAAAGCAAGAGTTTGGGAAATCGATACTCAAACTGCGAAGTACGATTTGTTGCTCAATTTAACAGAAACGGATGCGGGTTTAATTGGTTGGTTGGAGTACAGCACCGATTTGTTTGAAGGGACGAATATTAGTCGTTTATGGGCAGATTTCGAGAAGTTACTCACTTTAGTAACAGTTCAGTCTCAAGAGAGATTAAGTGCTTTGACTCAAAGGTTATCTATTAACAATAGAGAAAGCCTTAAATCAACTCGCTTACATAAATTTCAAACCGTTAAACGTCAGAGTATTGAATCAGAATTAGTGCGATGAAAAAATTACCTACAATCGAACGTCAAGTTGTTAGTTTATCTAGAGAAAAACTGGTAAAAACTGAATGGTTGCAACCCGGACAATCTCTACCTTTGGTAGTTAAACCCGCCGTTGATGGGGTTAATTTGATCGATTGGGCAAAACTAAATCAATCTTGGATTACATCTCAATTGCGGCAATATGGCGGGATTTTATTTCGGAATTTCGAGCAAAATGGGGTTGAAGAATTCGAGGATTTTATTGGAGTTGTATCGGGAGAATTATTAGAATATCGCGAACGTTCATCCCCCCGCAGTCACGTCAGCGGCAATGTTTATACTTCCACAGATTATCCAGCCGATCGCAGCATTTTCTTGCATAATGAGAATTCATATCAGTATAAATGGCCTTTAAAAATCTTCTTTTTTTGTTTGCAACCCGCACAACAGGGAGGCGCAACGCCAATTGCTGACGTGCGAAAAATCTTCCAACGCCTTCGACCGAAAATTAGAGACAAATTTGCTCAAAAACAAGTGATGTACGTCCGCAATTATGGCGATGGTTTTGGTTTGGATTGGCAGGATGTTTTCCAAACAACTGATAAAATAAAAGTAGAAGATTATTGTCGCAGTCATCAGATTGAATTTGAATGGAAATCGGGAAATCGATTGAGAACAAAACAAATTCGTCAGGCGGTAAGACGGCATCCTCAAACGGGAGAATTTGTTTGGTTTAACCACGCTGCATTCTTTCACGTTTCTACTTTAGAACCTTGCCTGCGTCAATCTTTGTTAACGGGTTTTCAAGAGGAAGATTTACCTCACAATACTTATTATGGAGATGGTTCGCCAATTGAGGATTTTGTGTTAGAAGAAATCCGCGAAGCATATCGGCAAGAAACAATCGCTTTCCCTTGGCGGTTGGGGGATATTTTGATGCTTGACAATATGTTAGTGGCACATGGACGTGCGCCATTTGTCGGTCAACGTAAAGTTGTTGTTGGGATGTCGGAACCGTACAGTGGAGAAAGTTAAAAGTAGATACATTGGGTTTACTTTTGCTTTTTATATCGGTGCGATCTGTGGGAATTAAGGGTTAAATTTTTACCACAGATGTCCACAGATAAACACGGATAAACACGGATAAACACGGATAAACACAGATGTAAGCGATAGGCTTCCTGTAGGGTACGCAGATAAGAAAGCGCATTGCTAAATATAGGTTGAAGATATGCAGAAGGAAACAATTAAAGGCTTTCGTCTTTCGCCACAGCAAAAACATTTGTGGTTGTTGCAGCAAAAAGAAGCTGAATTTAACTCGCC contains the following coding sequences:
- a CDS encoding TauD/TfdA family dioxygenase, whose product is MKKLPTIERQVVSLSREKLVKTEWLQPGQSLPLVVKPAVDGVNLIDWAKLNQSWITSQLRQYGGILFRNFEQNGVEEFEDFIGVVSGELLEYRERSSPRSHVSGNVYTSTDYPADRSIFLHNENSYQYKWPLKIFFFCLQPAQQGGATPIADVRKIFQRLRPKIRDKFAQKQVMYVRNYGDGFGLDWQDVFQTTDKIKVEDYCRSHQIEFEWKSGNRLRTKQIRQAVRRHPQTGEFVWFNHAAFFHVSTLEPCLRQSLLTGFQEEDLPHNTYYGDGSPIEDFVLEEIREAYRQETIAFPWRLGDILMLDNMLVAHGRAPFVGQRKVVVGMSEPYSGES